The Setaria viridis chromosome 6, Setaria_viridis_v4.0, whole genome shotgun sequence genome contains a region encoding:
- the LOC117859886 gene encoding uncharacterized protein isoform X2 encodes MRRASKKSTSSAATASAGPTKAVSKEVERIDQFFYTYADSSSGMIDPEGIETLCSHLEVPHTDVRILMLAWKMGCEKQGYFTLDEWRTGLKALRADSISKLKKAFPELVQEVTRPSNFQDFYTYAFRYCLTEDKKKCIEIPVACELLNLVLGLQFRPQVDKLNNYLKYQNDYKVINMDQWMGFIRFCNEINFPSLDNYDSDLAWPLILDNFVEWLRENKS; translated from the exons GCCCTACTAAAGCAGTTTCCAAGGAAGTAGAACGGATTGATCAATTTTTCTATACTTATGCTGATAGCTCGTCTGGCATGATTGA CCCAGAAGGCATTGAAACACTCTGTTCTCATCTTGAAGTTCCCCATACCGATGTTAGGATTCTAATGTTAGCATG GAAAATGGGCTGTGAGAAGCAAGGTTACTTTACCTTG GATGAATGGCGAACTGGCTTGAAAGCTCTTCGAGCTGACAGTATCAGTAAGTTAAAGAAAGCATTCCCGGAACTGGTTCAAGAG GTTACAAGGCCATCCAATTTCCAGGATTTCTACACGTATGCATTTCGTTATTGCCTCACAG AGGATAAGAAGAAGTGTATAGAAATACCGGTTGCTTGTGAGTTGCTGAATCTAGTATTAGGCTTGCAGTTCCGCCCCCAGGTTGACAAGCTTAACAATTACCTCAAG taCCAAAATGACTACAAGGTGATAAACATGGACCAGTGGATGGGATTTATTCGATTCTGTAATGAG ATAAACTTCCCATCACTCGATAATTATGATTCGGACCTTGCTTGGCCTTTGATTCTAGACAATTTTGTTGAGTGGCTACGAGAAAATAAAAGTTAG
- the LOC117859930 gene encoding uncharacterized protein, producing the protein MPGPIAACFRCAAAAAAGAPSSGTGAAAGPSLATSVYETHLGLVALSWSRAPLGLSLRAVLRLSPPSTPGGSSSSAFGAGYLDDDADDEETTLAFRVRPWLLWRRRGSRRFRAGDRLVDLAWDLSRARFPGSGSPEPSSGFFAAVVVDGEMVLAAGDLPDAAYRRTRARRPSGPRPVLLSRREHVSLRDAGAGRGRSHTTWVTVQGKEREISVDLVARGRGRDKGAAGRKEKERADVGMSVSVDGERVLHVRRLRWKFRGSERVDLGGGDGIQVSWDLHNWLFPPRDPLPADASTQAQAHAVLVFRFELASGGEERDADLGKDPSPDKAVRRSTGVWGGYLARWGQRDWSETGSNGERRKGRARRFAKESSSSSASVASSTASWASGSTVMDWASPEEAEMQRGDGFSLLIYAWKS; encoded by the coding sequence ATGCCCGGCCCGATCGCGGCGTGCTTCcgctgcgccgcggcggcggcggcgggggcgccttCCTCTGGCAcgggggccgcggcggggcccAGCCTGGCGACCTCCGTCTACGAGACCCACCTCGGCCTCGTCGCGCTCTCCTGGTCCCGCGCCCCGCTCGGGCTCTCCCTCCGCGCCGTGCTCCGCCTGTCGCCCCCTTCCACGCccggcggctcctcctcctcggcgttCGGGGCGGGCtacctcgacgacgacgcggacgACGAGGAGACCACCCTCGCCTTCCGCGTCCGCCCCTGGCTCCtctggcgccgccgcggctccaGGCGGTTCCGCGCCGGGGACCGCCTCGTCGACCTGGCGTGGGACCTCTCTCGCGCGCGGTTCCCGGGCTCGGGGTCACCCGAGCCCTCCTCGGGCTtcttcgccgccgtcgtcgtcgacggcgagaTGGTCCTCGCGGCCGGGGACCTGCCCGACGCCGCCTACCGTAGGACCCGGGCGCGGCGCCCGTCCGGCCCGCGCCCGGTCCTCCTCTCTCGACGGGAGCACGTCTCGCTGCGCGACGcaggcgccggccgcggccgcagccACACGACCTGGGTCACCGTCCAGGGCAAGGAGCGGGAGATCTCCGTGGATCTCGtggcccgcggccgcggcagggACAAGGGCGCTGCCGGCCGGAAGGAGAAGGAGCGGGCGGACGTCGGCATGTCGGTCTccgtcgacggcgagcgcgTGCTCCACGTGCGGCGGCTGCGCTGGAAGTTCCGCGGCAGCGAGCGGGtcgacctcggcggcggcgacggcatccAGGTCTCCTGGGACCTCCACAACTGGCTCTTCCCCCCGCGCGATCCCCTCCCCGCGGACGCCTCGACGCAGGCGCAGGCCCACGCGGTGCTCGTCTTCCGGTTCGAGCtcgccagcggcggcgaggagcgcgacGCCGATTTGGGGAAGGATCCCTCCCCGGACAAGGCCGTGAGGAGGAGCACCGGCGTCTGGGGAGGCTACCTCGCGCGGTGGGGGCAACGGGACTGGAGCGAGACGGGCAGCAACGGGGAGCGGAGGAAGGGGCGAGCGCGGAGGTTCGCCAAGGagagctcgtcgtcgtcggcgtccgTGGCGTCCTCGACGGCGTCGTGGGCCAGCGGCTCCACGGTGATGGACTGGGCCAGCCCCGAGGAGGCCGAGATGCAGCGCGGCGACGGATTCTCGCTGCTGATCTACGCCTGGAAGAGCTAA
- the LOC117861267 gene encoding wall-associated receptor kinase 2, translated as MAIRLLPCLLLVAALTAAADAESTTTSCPDSCGGMRIQYPFGIGAGCFRKGFEIVCDGGRPVLAGATAPIPVTHLSIRTAGLRVMLPVGWECFNASDEVRAWSDGDVRLNRDDADAYRVSSAHNQLVVLGCNTLGYIQGQRDEGNDYSFAYYTGCLSFCNDSGSAADGACAGVGCCRVDVPPGITDNKMNFRAYNHKERLGYSPCDYAFFVDRENYTFHTADLRMEINRTMPVWLDWAIRDNLTCDEAKKAQGYACVSSNSECHKSFNGPGYVCNCSMGYEGNPYVVDGCTDINECERQEYPCRGVCRNTLGSYECKCPSGFHSADPFKEPCNLKFPLGVVIASGAAGCLFIISVVVFVWLLRKEKRKTKEYFQKNGGPTLEKVTKIKLFKKEELMPILRSNNLIGEGGFGEVYKGLLGDEPVAVKKPKNVNLADQFTNEVIIQSRVMHKNIVKLIGCCLEVDIPILAYEFVPKGSLDDILHGSREPLDLDQRLDIAAQSARGLAYLHSDTITTILHGDIKPANILLSDDLVPKISDFGISRMITVDKKYTRNVIGAVSYVDPVYLQSGRLTSKSDVYSFGVVLLELITRKKVTDSNNLLRNFLDAYTKDKRVIELVDSEIATTENMELLHSLAGMIVECLDLNIDQRPEMIDVAENLRAMLKGSRSKTNEI; from the exons ATGGCCATACGCTTACTGCCATGCCTCCTACTGGTAGCAGCATtaacggccgccgccgacgctgagagcaccaccaccagctgcCCCGACAGCTGCGGCGGTATGCGCATCCAGTACCCCTTCGGCATCGGCGCCGGCTGCTTCCGCAAAGGCTTCGAGATCGTCTGCGACGGCGGCAGGCCGGTGCTCGCCGGCGCCACGGCGCCCATCCCGGTGACCCACCTCTCCATCAGGACGGCGGGGCTCCGCGTGATGCTTCCCGTCGGGTGGGAGTGCTTCAACGCCTCCGACGAGGTGCGCGCCTGGAGCGACGGCGACGTGCGGCTCAACCGGGACGACGCCGACGCGTACCGCGTCTCCAGCGCCCACAACCAGCTCGTCGTCCTCGGCTGCAACACCCTGGGCTACATCCAGGGCCAGCGCGACGAGGGCAACGACTACTCCTTCGCCTACTACACCGGCTGCCTCTCCTTCTGCAACGACTCCGGCAGCGCGGCCGacggcgcctgcgccggcgtCGGGTGCTGCCGCGTCGACGTCCCGCCCGGCATCACCGACAACAAGATGAACTTCAGGGCGTACAACCACAAGGAGAGGCTTGGCTACAGCCCCTGCGACTACGCCTTCTTCGTGGACAGGGAGAACTACACCTTCCACACCGCGGACCTCAGGATGGAGATCAACCGGACgatgccggtgtggctggaTTGGGCCATCCGTGACAACCTGACCTGCGATGAGGCCAAGAAGGCGCAGGGGTACGCCTGCGTGAGCTCAAACAGTGAGTGCCACAAGTCGTTCAACGGACCTGGGTATGTCTGCAACTGCAGCATGGGCTACGAGGGCAACCCCTACGTCGTTGATGGTTGTACCG ATATCAATGAGTGCGAACGTCAAGAGTATCCATGCAGAGGTGTTTGCCGGAATACGTTGGGTTCATATGAATGCAAATGCCCCAGTGGTTTCCACAGTGCTGATCCGTTTAAAGAGCCTTGCAACCTCAAATTTCCACTTGGTGTAGTAATTGCTTCAG GTGCTGCTGGTTGTCTGTTCATAATATCGGTTGTGGTGTTCGTCTGGCTCCTTCgcaaagagaaaaggaagaCCAAggaatattttcaaaaaaatgggGGTCCTACGCTAGAAAAGGTTACCAAGATCAAGCTATTCAAAAAGGAGGAGCTGATGCCAATTTTAAGAAGTAACAATCTTATTGGAGAAGGTGGCTTTGGTGAGGTTTACAAGGGGCTTCTTGGAGATGAACCGGTAGCAGTGAAGAAGCCCAAGAATGTCAATTTGGCAGACCAGTTCACCAACGAAGTTATAATTCAGTCTCGAGTCATGCACAAGAACATTGTCAAGCTCATTGGCTGTTGCCTAGAAGTCGATATCCCAATTTTAGCCTATGAGTTTGTGCCGAAAGGCAGCCTTGACGACATTTTGCACGGCAGCAGGGAGCCCCTGGACTTGGACCAACGTCTGGATATTGCTGCACAATCAGCTAGGGGTCTAGCTTATTTGCATTCAGATACCATCACAACAATTCTACATGGTGACATTAAACCAGCTAATATCCTTTTAAGTGATGACTTGGTACCAAAGATATCCGACTTTGGTATATCTAGGATGATTACCGTCGACAAAAAATACACGAGAAATGTCATTGGTGCTGTGAGCTATGTGGATCCAGTATATCTGCAGTCAGGAAGACTAACGAGTAAAAGTGATGTCTACAGTTTTGGAGTCGTGCTCCTAGAACTCATCACAAGGAAGAAAGTCACAGATTCTAACAACTTACTAAGGAACTTTCTCGATGCTTACACAAAGGACAAGAGAGTGATTGAGCTTGTCGACTCAGAAATTGCAACAACGGAGAACATGGAGCTTCTTCATAGTCTGGCTGGAATGATTGTGGAGTGCCTAGATCTTAACATCGATCAAAGGCCGGAGATGATAGATGTAGCAGAGAATCTTCGCGCCATGCTAAAGGGATCACGGAGCAAAACGAATgagatatga
- the LOC117859724 gene encoding uncharacterized protein At2g39795, mitochondrial, protein MALARRLLRLRPHLGALPLPSPSPPRLLPSRTYISDMRRSAFIDRLLRSVRSEISFLDNSTPPRAPPPPAPFAVEDRPGEQWARLRGVFPSAEEGEEEEVKVDATLVDGALPPTRSGADTGGPPRLHITVKVEVSKAARPGVALNFECSAWPDEMEVQRVFPVRCGGPVPLQQYVGRQFSELDEEMQSAVRDYLEQRGVNDDLAAFLHAYMENKEHTELIRWLKNVEYHVKQ, encoded by the exons ATGGCGCTGGCACGGCGGCTGCTCCGCCTGCGCCCCCACCTCGGCGCGCTTCCGCTCCCTTCCCCCAGccccccgcgcctcctcccgTCCCGCACCTACATCTCCGACATGCGCCGGTCCGCCTTCAtcgaccgcctcctccgctccgTCCGCTCTGAGATCTCCTTTCTCGACAACTCGACCCCGCCACGAGCACCCCCGCCCCCCGCGCCCTTCGCCGTAGAGGACCGCCCGGGCGAGCAGTGGGCCCGCCTGCGCGGCGTGTTCCCTTCGGccgaggagggggaggaagaggaggtcaAGGTGGACGCCACATTAGTCGACGGCGCGCTGCCGCCCACCCGCTCGGGCGCGGACACGGGCGGCCCGCCCAGGTTGCACATCACCGTCAAGGTCGAGGTCTCCAAGGCAGCGCGGCCCGGGGTGGCGCTCAACTTTGAGTGCTCCGCGTGGCCCGACGAGATGGAGGTGCAGAGGGTCTTCCCCGTCCGCTGCGGCGGGCCTGTGCCGTTGCAGCAGTACGTCGGCCGCCAATTCAG TGAGTTAGATGAGGAGATGCAAAGTGCAGTGCGAGATTACTTGGAGCAAAGAGGAGTTAATGATGATCTTGCCGCGTTCCTGCATGCGTACATGGAAAACAAGGAGCATACTGAACTTATCAGATGGTTGAAGAATGTTGAATATCACGTAAAACAATGA